Proteins from a single region of Neodiprion virginianus isolate iyNeoVirg1 chromosome 4, iyNeoVirg1.1, whole genome shotgun sequence:
- the LOC124303584 gene encoding ankyrin repeat domain-containing protein 50 isoform X2, with amino-acid sequence MAAPVIEKKRFFCREWAFMKLSHCLEQRPASKTCGALIVGGPGSGKTALCAELAWPSSGAGARHQRALNRRLLARHFCQARSEASLSPAQFVRSLVAQLLQASTDGIHLSSPASPTPSTGTTSLTSREAVAESYADKLRTDSEIQAALQPDVLDRDPDDALKKALLFPLLEVEPPKNCLFLLVDSIDEGQVLNPPQTGTRDSRQEGDNVSRTIAELLANHHHLFPQWLLLVCTARRQSKTISRMFTGFRKISLDDLRKSQVVRDVQQYILARLDQEDALRQHISRDTAEMLNQLHIKSNGCFLYLEKVLDGVAENFIVLREVREIPGTLNGLYLWLCQRLFSRKQFAKVQPLLNVILAAKLPVTQEILYKCVWTANTSITIEDFNRRLHLLRRVISVSRAGALMLFHHSFAEWLLDVKHCTQKYLCSAPEGHAMLSAYYTLRGPELNSDEICVLGQHLQRSMTNLNATTCTLDAHTLQVLWMIGSSAPIENCYLDSSDCILWPRQDTKLLRLLVDAGAKPSEKIIEEDTIRDVVSTSQVSQDVSPMEESLGEPLTELLGESGDINQADSSGRTVLHTLAADGNASLLELALAACPQAKLEATDRHGQTPLNLAARHGYADVVRVLLAAGASADHADCDGWTALRAAAWGGHTQVQLQPCHSSHILNSVKSTPDVVVEQLLDRGAMVDCADWDQRTALRAAAWGGHEDIVKALLQHGADVNRTDDEGRTALIAAAYMGHSEIVEHLLDFGAEINHADSDGRTALSVAALCVPANHGYAKVVTILLERGAAVDHQDKDGMTPLLVAAFEGHRDVCELLLEYEADVDHCDATGRTPLWAAASMGHGSVVALLLFWGCYVDSIDNEGRTVLSVAAAQGGTDVVKQLLDRGLDEQHRDNSGWTPLHYAAFEGHVDVCEALLEAGAKVDETDNDGKGALMLAAQEGHSALVERLLQHHGAPIDQHAHDGKTALRLAALEGHYDTVRVLLAHSADVNAKDADGRSTLYILALENRLAMARFLLEHAHADVESRDSEGRTPLHVSAWQGHVEMVALLLTEGGAGVNACDNERRTPLHSAAWQGHAAIVRLLLEHGATPDHTCNQGATALGIAAQEGHEHCVRALLNHGADPNHSDHCGRNAIKVAAKSGHDTVVRLLEEHTASQKNLRPGVNGGGSSSATSVTSNSTAETKPSSAILNPLSTQYSPAESPDSTKRRSCVSLGNNSSNSKSSSNLTGSTKSDQGKFSQNSMVNQAPLSFTQQLQQCSRGAKSRPLSKLLSPLKSEPQSPIYASPPHSPLSDSLIPYSPTNTSPPSAQTAASVIQSQLGVSLLTANQSIQYKAQGGMYNHATAIYEPINIKTEIIDRNDGTKPFDLTNEMLGLSIGKDKKNGHDEKRNSADTHFTRDTHMRIILGNSGAGVGRNVKHIPENTPGSGSNPKPKRNGLVSNPAMRLVAGVRNGIENATNRNKPITTRVNGFQWKAETRKETPL; translated from the exons ATGGCGGCTCCGGTGATCGAAAAGAAGCGTTTCTTCTGTCGAGAATGGGCCTTCATGAAGTTGTCACACTGCTTGGAGCAACGACCGGCCTCGAAGACATGCGGTGCTCTGATCGTCGGCGGTCCCGGAAGCGGAAAAACCGCACTCTGTGCAGAATTGGCGTGGCCATCGTCCGGTGCCGGCGCCCGTCACCAACGAGCGCTAAACAGAAGGCTCTTGGCCAGACATTTTTGCCAAGCGAGAAGCGAGGCGTCTCTGTCGCCGGCACAGTTCGTCAGATCGTTGGTAGCCCAGCTGTTGCAAGCCAGCACCGACGGCATCCACCTGTCGTCGCCCGCCTCGCCTACTCCCAGTACTGGAACAACGTCACTCACGTCAAGAGAAGCCGTCGCAGAATCGTACGCCGACAAGCTGCGTACAGACTCTGAAATCCAGGCGGCTCTACAGCCAGACGTTTTGGACCGCGACCCCGACGACGCCTTGAAGAAGGCTCTGCTCTTTCCTCTGCTGGAGGTCGAACCGCCAAAAAACTGCCTCTTTTTACTCGTCGACTCGATCGACGAAGGACAAGTACTGAATCCTCCCCAAACCGGGACTAGAGACTCGAGACAGGAAGGCGACAATGTCAGCAGGACGATAGCCGAACTACTCGCTAACCATCATCATTTATTTCCTCAATGGCTACTTCTTGTTTGCACAGCGAGACGACAGAGCAAGACAATCTCGCGGATGTTCACgggatttcgaaaaatcagtCTTGATGATCTGAGAAAGTCGCAGGTCGTCAGAGACGTACAGCAGTACATTCTGGCGAGACTCGATCAGGAGGATGCCCTGCGGCAACATATCTCCAGGGACACGGCGGAGATGCTTAATCAATTGCACATAAAGAGTAACGGCTGTTTTCTTTACTTGGAAAAAGTTTTGGACGGCGTGGCCGAGAACTTTATCGTGCTACGGGAAGTTCGCGAAATCCCGGGAACACTCAACGGTCTTTATCTCTGGCTGTGTCAACGTTTGTTTAGCAGAAAACAATTCGCCAAGGTTCAGCCTCTCTTAAATGTAATTCTGGCTGCTAAATTGCCAGTCACTCAAGAGATTTTGTACAAGTGCGTTTGGACCGCAAACACCTCGATCACAATAGAAGACTTCAATCGACGGCTACACCTTCTTCGACGTGTTATTTCGGTTTCCAGAGCCGGTGCATTGATGCTTTTTCACCATAGCTTTGCCGAGTGGCTTTTAGACGTGAAACACTGCACCCAAAAGTACTTGTGCTCAGCTCCCGAAGGCCACGCAATGCTCTCAGCTTACTACACTCTGCGTGGTCCGGAGTTAAACTCCGACGAGATTTGCGTCCTTGGACAGCATCTTCAACGCTCCATGACAAATCTCAACGCAACAACCTGTACATTAGACGCTCACACGCTTCAAGTTTTATGGATGATCGGCAGTAGTGCACCGATTGAAAATTGTTACTTGGATAGCTCTGATTGCATCCTCTGGCCAAGGCAGGACACGAAATTGTTAAGATTACTCGTTGATGCCGGAGCTAAACCTTcggaaaaaatcattgaagAGGATACGATCAGGGACGTCGTTTCTACTAGTCAG gTCTCGCAGGACGTTAGTCCAATGGAAGAATCTCTGGGTGAACCGTTGACCGAACTCCTTGGGGAGAGCGGGGATATCAACCAAGCAGATTCCAGTGGCCGTACCGTTTTACACACCCTAGCAGCTGATGGCAATGCGTCTCTTCTGGAACTGGCTCTTGCTGCTTGTCCACAG GCCAAGCTCGAAGCTACAGATCGACACGGTCAGACACCTCTGAACCTTGCAGCAAGACATGGCTACGCTGATGTAGTGAGAGTTTTACTTGCAGCTGGAGCTAGCGCGGATCATGCGGACTGTGATGGCTGGACCGCCCTGAGGGCAGCCGCCTGGGGCGGGCATACCCAGGTACAACTACAGCCATGTCACTCCTCGCACATCCTCAACAGTGTTAAAAGTACCCCCGATGTA GTTGTCGAGCAGCTTCTAGACCGAGGGGCAATGGTAGATTGTGCAGATTGGGATCAGCGCACGGCTCTCCGAGCAGCTGCTTGGGGTGGTCATGAAGATATCGTCAAAGCCCTATTGCAGCATGGTGCTGATGTTAATAGAACGGATGACGAAGGCAGAACCGCCTTAATCGCAGCTGCTTACATGGGTCACAGTGAAATAGTTGAACACCTCCTTGACTTTGGTGCTGAGATTAATCATGCAGATAGCGATGGTAGAACAGCGCTCAGCGTTGCAGCCCTTTGTGTTCCAGCCAATCACGGTTATGCCAAG GTAGTAACGATACTCTTAGAGCGTGGTGCTGCGGTAGATCATCAGGATAAGGATGGCATGACCCCTTTACTAGTTGCCGCTTTCGAGGGTCACAGAGATGTTTGTGAACTACTTCTGGAATATGAAGCAGACGTAGATCACTGTGATGCGACAGGACGAACACCGCTTTGGGCAGCTGCGAGCATGGGACATGGATCAGTTGTAGCATTGCTGTTGTTCTGGGGCTGCTATGTCGACAGCATAGACAATGAAGGAAGGACAGTACTCAGTGTTGCTGCAGCTCAAGGTGGCACCGACGTAGTTAAACAGCTCCTTGATCGAG GCTTGGATGAGCAACATAGAGACAATTCCGGGTGGACACCGTTACACTATGCTGCTTTTGAAGGACATGTCGATGTCTGTGAGGCATTGTTGGAAGCTGGAGCCAAGGTCGACGAAACTGACAATGATGGCAAAGGTGCGCTAATGTTAGCAGCGCAAGAAGGACACAGCGCTCTGGTAGAAAGATTGCTACAACATCACGGTGCTCCAATAGATCAACATGCACATGACGGAAAGACTGCTTTGAG ATTAGCTGCACTAGAAGGCCACTATGATACAGTTAGAGTATTACTAGCTCACAGTGCTGACGTTAATGCTAAAGATGCTGATGGCAGAAGTACTCTCTATATTCTTGCATTGGAAAACAGATTAGCCATGGCTAGGTTTTTATTGGAACATGCGCATGCCGATGTTGAAAGTAGAGATTCTGAG GGAAGGACTCCATTACACGTGAGTGCATGGCAAGGTCATGTGGAGATGGTAGCTTTGCTACTAACTGAAGGCGGAGCTGGAGTTAATGCATGTGACAACGAAAGGCGAACTCCCTTACATTCTGCAGCATGGCAAGGCCATGCAGCTATTGTCAGACTTCTTCTGGAGCATGGGGCAACACCTGATCATACCTGTAATCAAGGTGCAACTGCATTAG GTATTGCTGCGCAAGAGGGTCACGAACATTGTGTTAGAGCGCTTCTAAATCATGGCGCTGATCCAAACCATTCGGATCATTGTGGACGAAATGCTATTAAAGTAGCTGCAAAGAGTGGACATGACACAGTTGTTAGACTGCTAGAAGAACATACGGCGAGTCAAAAGAATTTGAGACCAGGAGTTAATGGAG GTGGAAGCAGCAGTGCCACTTCAGTCACATCGAACTCCACTGCTGAAACTAAGCCATCATCAGCTATTCTCAATCCGTTATCTACCCAGTATAGCCCTGCAGAATCACCTGATTCAACCAAGAGAAGAAGTTGTGTATCACTTGGTAACAACTCAAGTAACAGCAAATCGAGTAGTAATTTAACGGGCAGTACCAAGAGTGATCAAGGAAAGTTTAGTCAGAACTCAATGGTCAACCAG GCTCCGTTATCTTTTACTCAACAACTACAGCAGTGCTCTAGAGGAGCGAAAAGTCGTCCTTTAAGTAAACTATTGTCTCCGTTGAAAAGCGAGCCACAAAGTCCTATCTACGCATCTCCGCCACATTCTCCGTTAAGCGACAGTTTGATCCCATATTCACCAACTAATACGAGCCCACCCAGTGCACAAACTGCAGCGAGTGTGATACAAAGTCAATTAGGTGTATCTTTGTTGACGGCTAATCAAAGTATACAATATAAAGCTCAAGGGGGAATGTACAATCACGCAACCGCGATTTATGAGccaataaatataaaaactgaaattattgATAGAAACGACGGTACAAAGCCGTTTGACTTGACCAACGAAATGTTGGGCTTAAGCATTGgtaaagataagaaaaatggACATGACGAAAAACGAAATTCCGCAGATACTCATTTCACACGGGACACACACATGAGAATAATATTAGGTAATAGCGGTGCGGGAGTCGGTAGAAATGTCAAACACATACCGGAAAATACTCCTGGAAG CGGCAGTAATCCGAAACCAAAACGTAATGGGCTTGTATCAAACCCGGCTATGAGGCTAGTTGCAGGTGTGAGAAATGGTATTGAAAATGCTACGAATAGAAACAAACCCATTACTACAAGAGTCAATGGATTTCAGTGGAAGGCGGAGACACGGAAAGAAACTCCATTATAG
- the LOC124303584 gene encoding ankyrin repeat domain-containing protein 50 isoform X4 yields MAAPVIEKKRFFCREWAFMKLSHCLEQRPASKTCGALIVGGPGSGKTALCAELAWPSSGAGARHQRALNRRLLARHFCQARSEASLSPAQFVRSLVAQLLQASTDGIHLSSPASPTPSTGTTSLTSREAVAESYADKLRTDSEIQAALQPDVLDRDPDDALKKALLFPLLEVEPPKNCLFLLVDSIDEGQVLNPPQTGTRDSRQEGDNVSRTIAELLANHHHLFPQWLLLVCTARRQSKTISRMFTGFRKISLDDLRKSQVVRDVQQYILARLDQEDALRQHISRDTAEMLNQLHIKSNGCFLYLEKVLDGVAENFIVLREVREIPGTLNGLYLWLCQRLFSRKQFAKVQPLLNVILAAKLPVTQEILYKCVWTANTSITIEDFNRRLHLLRRVISVSRAGALMLFHHSFAEWLLDVKHCTQKYLCSAPEGHAMLSAYYTLRGPELNSDEICVLGQHLQRSMTNLNATTCTLDAHTLQVLWMIGSSAPIENCYLDSSDCILWPRQDTKLLRLLVDAGAKPSEKIIEEDTIRDVVSTSQVSQDVSPMEESLGEPLTELLGESGDINQADSSGRTVLHTLAADGNASLLELALAACPQAKLEATDRHGQTPLNLAARHGYADVVRVLLAAGASADHADCDGWTALRAAAWGGHTQVVEQLLDRGAMVDCADWDQRTALRAAAWGGHEDIVKALLQHGADVNRTDDEGRTALIAAAYMGHSEIVEHLLDFGAEINHADSDGRTALSVAALCVPANHGYAKVVTILLERGAAVDHQDKDGMTPLLVAAFEGHRDVCELLLEYEADVDHCDATGRTPLWAAASMGHGSVVALLLFWGCYVDSIDNEGRTVLSVAAAQGGTDVVKQLLDRGLDEQHRDNSGWTPLHYAAFEGHVDVCEALLEAGAKVDETDNDGKGALMLAAQEGHSALVERLLQHHGAPIDQHAHDGKTALRLAALEGHYDTVRVLLAHSADVNAKDADGRSTLYILALENRLAMARFLLEHAHADVESRDSEGRTPLHVSAWQGHVEMVALLLTEGGAGVNACDNERRTPLHSAAWQGHAAIVRLLLEHGATPDHTCNQGATALGIAAQEGHEHCVRALLNHGADPNHSDHCGRNAIKVAAKSGHDTVVRLLEEHTASQKNLRPGVNGGGSSSATSVTSNSTAETKPSSAILNPLSTQYSPAESPDSTKRRSCVSLGNNSSNSKSSSNLTGSTKSDQGKFSQNSMVNQAPLSFTQQLQQCSRGAKSRPLSKLLSPLKSEPQSPIYASPPHSPLSDSLIPYSPTNTSPPSAQTAASVIQSQLGVSLLTANQSIQYKAQGGMYNHATAIYEPINIKTEIIDRNDGTKPFDLTNEMLGLSIGKDKKNGHDEKRNSADTHFTRDTHMRIILGNSGAGVGRNVKHIPENTPGSGSNPKPKRNGLVSNPAMRLVAGVRNGIENATNRNKPITTRVNGFQWKAETRKETPL; encoded by the exons ATGGCGGCTCCGGTGATCGAAAAGAAGCGTTTCTTCTGTCGAGAATGGGCCTTCATGAAGTTGTCACACTGCTTGGAGCAACGACCGGCCTCGAAGACATGCGGTGCTCTGATCGTCGGCGGTCCCGGAAGCGGAAAAACCGCACTCTGTGCAGAATTGGCGTGGCCATCGTCCGGTGCCGGCGCCCGTCACCAACGAGCGCTAAACAGAAGGCTCTTGGCCAGACATTTTTGCCAAGCGAGAAGCGAGGCGTCTCTGTCGCCGGCACAGTTCGTCAGATCGTTGGTAGCCCAGCTGTTGCAAGCCAGCACCGACGGCATCCACCTGTCGTCGCCCGCCTCGCCTACTCCCAGTACTGGAACAACGTCACTCACGTCAAGAGAAGCCGTCGCAGAATCGTACGCCGACAAGCTGCGTACAGACTCTGAAATCCAGGCGGCTCTACAGCCAGACGTTTTGGACCGCGACCCCGACGACGCCTTGAAGAAGGCTCTGCTCTTTCCTCTGCTGGAGGTCGAACCGCCAAAAAACTGCCTCTTTTTACTCGTCGACTCGATCGACGAAGGACAAGTACTGAATCCTCCCCAAACCGGGACTAGAGACTCGAGACAGGAAGGCGACAATGTCAGCAGGACGATAGCCGAACTACTCGCTAACCATCATCATTTATTTCCTCAATGGCTACTTCTTGTTTGCACAGCGAGACGACAGAGCAAGACAATCTCGCGGATGTTCACgggatttcgaaaaatcagtCTTGATGATCTGAGAAAGTCGCAGGTCGTCAGAGACGTACAGCAGTACATTCTGGCGAGACTCGATCAGGAGGATGCCCTGCGGCAACATATCTCCAGGGACACGGCGGAGATGCTTAATCAATTGCACATAAAGAGTAACGGCTGTTTTCTTTACTTGGAAAAAGTTTTGGACGGCGTGGCCGAGAACTTTATCGTGCTACGGGAAGTTCGCGAAATCCCGGGAACACTCAACGGTCTTTATCTCTGGCTGTGTCAACGTTTGTTTAGCAGAAAACAATTCGCCAAGGTTCAGCCTCTCTTAAATGTAATTCTGGCTGCTAAATTGCCAGTCACTCAAGAGATTTTGTACAAGTGCGTTTGGACCGCAAACACCTCGATCACAATAGAAGACTTCAATCGACGGCTACACCTTCTTCGACGTGTTATTTCGGTTTCCAGAGCCGGTGCATTGATGCTTTTTCACCATAGCTTTGCCGAGTGGCTTTTAGACGTGAAACACTGCACCCAAAAGTACTTGTGCTCAGCTCCCGAAGGCCACGCAATGCTCTCAGCTTACTACACTCTGCGTGGTCCGGAGTTAAACTCCGACGAGATTTGCGTCCTTGGACAGCATCTTCAACGCTCCATGACAAATCTCAACGCAACAACCTGTACATTAGACGCTCACACGCTTCAAGTTTTATGGATGATCGGCAGTAGTGCACCGATTGAAAATTGTTACTTGGATAGCTCTGATTGCATCCTCTGGCCAAGGCAGGACACGAAATTGTTAAGATTACTCGTTGATGCCGGAGCTAAACCTTcggaaaaaatcattgaagAGGATACGATCAGGGACGTCGTTTCTACTAGTCAG gTCTCGCAGGACGTTAGTCCAATGGAAGAATCTCTGGGTGAACCGTTGACCGAACTCCTTGGGGAGAGCGGGGATATCAACCAAGCAGATTCCAGTGGCCGTACCGTTTTACACACCCTAGCAGCTGATGGCAATGCGTCTCTTCTGGAACTGGCTCTTGCTGCTTGTCCACAG GCCAAGCTCGAAGCTACAGATCGACACGGTCAGACACCTCTGAACCTTGCAGCAAGACATGGCTACGCTGATGTAGTGAGAGTTTTACTTGCAGCTGGAGCTAGCGCGGATCATGCGGACTGTGATGGCTGGACCGCCCTGAGGGCAGCCGCCTGGGGCGGGCATACCCAG GTTGTCGAGCAGCTTCTAGACCGAGGGGCAATGGTAGATTGTGCAGATTGGGATCAGCGCACGGCTCTCCGAGCAGCTGCTTGGGGTGGTCATGAAGATATCGTCAAAGCCCTATTGCAGCATGGTGCTGATGTTAATAGAACGGATGACGAAGGCAGAACCGCCTTAATCGCAGCTGCTTACATGGGTCACAGTGAAATAGTTGAACACCTCCTTGACTTTGGTGCTGAGATTAATCATGCAGATAGCGATGGTAGAACAGCGCTCAGCGTTGCAGCCCTTTGTGTTCCAGCCAATCACGGTTATGCCAAG GTAGTAACGATACTCTTAGAGCGTGGTGCTGCGGTAGATCATCAGGATAAGGATGGCATGACCCCTTTACTAGTTGCCGCTTTCGAGGGTCACAGAGATGTTTGTGAACTACTTCTGGAATATGAAGCAGACGTAGATCACTGTGATGCGACAGGACGAACACCGCTTTGGGCAGCTGCGAGCATGGGACATGGATCAGTTGTAGCATTGCTGTTGTTCTGGGGCTGCTATGTCGACAGCATAGACAATGAAGGAAGGACAGTACTCAGTGTTGCTGCAGCTCAAGGTGGCACCGACGTAGTTAAACAGCTCCTTGATCGAG GCTTGGATGAGCAACATAGAGACAATTCCGGGTGGACACCGTTACACTATGCTGCTTTTGAAGGACATGTCGATGTCTGTGAGGCATTGTTGGAAGCTGGAGCCAAGGTCGACGAAACTGACAATGATGGCAAAGGTGCGCTAATGTTAGCAGCGCAAGAAGGACACAGCGCTCTGGTAGAAAGATTGCTACAACATCACGGTGCTCCAATAGATCAACATGCACATGACGGAAAGACTGCTTTGAG ATTAGCTGCACTAGAAGGCCACTATGATACAGTTAGAGTATTACTAGCTCACAGTGCTGACGTTAATGCTAAAGATGCTGATGGCAGAAGTACTCTCTATATTCTTGCATTGGAAAACAGATTAGCCATGGCTAGGTTTTTATTGGAACATGCGCATGCCGATGTTGAAAGTAGAGATTCTGAG GGAAGGACTCCATTACACGTGAGTGCATGGCAAGGTCATGTGGAGATGGTAGCTTTGCTACTAACTGAAGGCGGAGCTGGAGTTAATGCATGTGACAACGAAAGGCGAACTCCCTTACATTCTGCAGCATGGCAAGGCCATGCAGCTATTGTCAGACTTCTTCTGGAGCATGGGGCAACACCTGATCATACCTGTAATCAAGGTGCAACTGCATTAG GTATTGCTGCGCAAGAGGGTCACGAACATTGTGTTAGAGCGCTTCTAAATCATGGCGCTGATCCAAACCATTCGGATCATTGTGGACGAAATGCTATTAAAGTAGCTGCAAAGAGTGGACATGACACAGTTGTTAGACTGCTAGAAGAACATACGGCGAGTCAAAAGAATTTGAGACCAGGAGTTAATGGAG GTGGAAGCAGCAGTGCCACTTCAGTCACATCGAACTCCACTGCTGAAACTAAGCCATCATCAGCTATTCTCAATCCGTTATCTACCCAGTATAGCCCTGCAGAATCACCTGATTCAACCAAGAGAAGAAGTTGTGTATCACTTGGTAACAACTCAAGTAACAGCAAATCGAGTAGTAATTTAACGGGCAGTACCAAGAGTGATCAAGGAAAGTTTAGTCAGAACTCAATGGTCAACCAG GCTCCGTTATCTTTTACTCAACAACTACAGCAGTGCTCTAGAGGAGCGAAAAGTCGTCCTTTAAGTAAACTATTGTCTCCGTTGAAAAGCGAGCCACAAAGTCCTATCTACGCATCTCCGCCACATTCTCCGTTAAGCGACAGTTTGATCCCATATTCACCAACTAATACGAGCCCACCCAGTGCACAAACTGCAGCGAGTGTGATACAAAGTCAATTAGGTGTATCTTTGTTGACGGCTAATCAAAGTATACAATATAAAGCTCAAGGGGGAATGTACAATCACGCAACCGCGATTTATGAGccaataaatataaaaactgaaattattgATAGAAACGACGGTACAAAGCCGTTTGACTTGACCAACGAAATGTTGGGCTTAAGCATTGgtaaagataagaaaaatggACATGACGAAAAACGAAATTCCGCAGATACTCATTTCACACGGGACACACACATGAGAATAATATTAGGTAATAGCGGTGCGGGAGTCGGTAGAAATGTCAAACACATACCGGAAAATACTCCTGGAAG CGGCAGTAATCCGAAACCAAAACGTAATGGGCTTGTATCAAACCCGGCTATGAGGCTAGTTGCAGGTGTGAGAAATGGTATTGAAAATGCTACGAATAGAAACAAACCCATTACTACAAGAGTCAATGGATTTCAGTGGAAGGCGGAGACACGGAAAGAAACTCCATTATAG